One genomic region from Marinobacter szutsaonensis encodes:
- the yrfG gene encoding GMP/IMP nucleotidase, whose product MVDWSSVETVFLDMDGTLLDLHFDNHFWLEHLPRRYAEEFDLHPQQAKDTLIPMIMAERGSLNWYCTDYWSEKLSVDITGLKAEVGDRIGYRPHVTDFLEALKAAGLRSVIVTNCHPDPLALKLERTGLDRYVDSIVSSHDLGKPKEDPLFWQDLKSVTPYTAPSTLMVDDSFPVLESARTGGIGQCLAILAPDSRQPARERHPEIPSIHHFNEVLPALRQRQPLPSNR is encoded by the coding sequence TATGGACGGAACCCTGCTCGACCTGCACTTCGACAATCACTTCTGGCTCGAGCATCTGCCCCGGCGCTATGCCGAGGAGTTTGACCTGCACCCGCAGCAGGCAAAGGACACCCTGATCCCCATGATCATGGCCGAGCGGGGCTCCCTGAACTGGTACTGCACCGATTACTGGAGCGAGAAACTGTCGGTTGATATTACCGGGCTCAAGGCCGAAGTGGGTGACCGCATCGGTTACCGCCCTCACGTCACGGATTTTCTCGAAGCCCTCAAGGCCGCCGGGTTGCGTTCGGTGATCGTGACCAACTGCCACCCCGATCCGCTGGCCCTGAAGCTGGAGCGCACCGGGCTTGATCGCTATGTGGACAGCATCGTTTCCAGCCACGACCTGGGAAAACCCAAAGAGGATCCCCTGTTCTGGCAGGACCTGAAGTCAGTAACTCCTTACACCGCTCCGAGTACCCTGATGGTGGACGACAGCTTCCCCGTGCTTGAAAGTGCCCGGACTGGGGGCATTGGCCAATGCCTGGCCATCCTGGCCCCGGACAGCCGGCAGCCGGCGCGGGAACGGCACCCGGAGATCCCGAGCATTCATCATTTCAACGAAGTCCTGCCCGCACTTCGGCAACGCCAACCCCTGCCATCGAACCGGTGA